A window of the Acidobacteriota bacterium genome harbors these coding sequences:
- the ftsL gene encoding cell division protein FtsL translates to MTEIHMVKQIDNSRLVKELDSQKTKECLVLMVLAMLCLLVLLCLAWQQFEVIRRGYEREELRKDIKHLTEINRQLKLERATLRSPQRIDLIARKQLGLTSPSFDQIVIQPAPEAPQPTEILVAAREGRGIATLPARFGALP, encoded by the coding sequence ATGACTGAGATTCACATGGTGAAACAGATTGACAACTCCAGGCTGGTCAAGGAGTTGGATTCTCAAAAGACCAAGGAATGCCTGGTGCTCATGGTCCTGGCCATGTTGTGTCTGCTGGTGCTCCTCTGTCTGGCCTGGCAGCAGTTCGAGGTCATTCGCCGGGGCTATGAGCGTGAAGAACTGCGGAAGGACATCAAGCATCTGACTGAAATCAACCGCCAGCTCAAGCTGGAGAGGGCCACCTTGCGCAGTCCTCAGCGCATCGATCTGATCGCCAGGAAACAGCTTGGACTCACCAGTCCCTCCTTCGACCAGATTGTGATACAGCCCGCCCCTGAGGCGCCGCAACCGACCGAAATTCTGGTTGCAGCCCGGGAAGGTCGCGGAATAGCGACTCTCCCGGCTCGATTCGGAGCGCTTCCCTGA
- a CDS encoding penicillin-binding protein, producing the protein MSAKRPKPFRTRLSLLVLFFVAWSCLIVFRLVDLQIVRYPEMRERARRQQTRVFEISPKRGTIYDRRNRELAVSIKVESVFAVAHKIADKSRTATLLAHALDLDPDRVRRRLEGARSFCWIKRKVDFPQVQKVRELDLPGIYFETESKRFYPKRELAAHVLGYVGMDNDGLAGLEHLYERDVRGTAGRILLHTDARKRYYSSVERPPTAGSDLVLTMDESIQYLVEQELRAQVEKSRALGGTAIVMNPATGAILAMANLPTFNPNHYGRYSESSWRNQAVLNIYEPGSTFKIFTAAAALEEGLTTPEEQIHCMNGGIVIGKHRIRDHKPFGWLSVRDVIARSSNVGVIQLGFRIGKQRLERYLRHYGFGRPTQVDLPGEARGLLRPASDWHTVDLGTISMGQGIGVTPLQMIAGAGVIASGGFWVPPRVVERVRSGGDSWSPSDSRGGPRRVLRKETAETIKEMMGVVVSAGTGRAARLRGFSAAGKTGTAQKVDERGGYSHTRFVASFVGFAPVDNPAVSVVVLIDEPRGLYYGGQVAAPVFKKIAEKTLNYLSVPPDQPQQDWRDDSRVAERSGEDPLDEPAMDAVSWTPASLNGQQALGLSAATVGGRQEQDLASYEDADIDGLAVVAVPDFKGKSLRTVMAEGTRARLQVEAEGAGLVVRQSPAPDSKVAPGSTVRVQLNRQL; encoded by the coding sequence ATGTCGGCCAAACGTCCAAAGCCATTCCGGACCCGCCTCAGCCTTCTGGTGCTCTTCTTCGTTGCCTGGTCCTGCCTGATCGTCTTCCGCCTTGTCGACCTGCAGATCGTCCGCTACCCGGAAATGCGGGAACGTGCGCGGCGCCAGCAGACCCGCGTGTTCGAGATCAGTCCCAAGCGCGGGACGATCTACGACCGCCGAAACAGGGAGCTGGCAGTCAGTATCAAGGTGGAGTCGGTATTTGCAGTTGCCCACAAGATAGCCGACAAGTCCCGAACGGCTACCCTGCTGGCCCATGCCCTGGATCTCGACCCGGACAGGGTACGGCGAAGATTGGAGGGGGCCCGGTCCTTCTGCTGGATCAAGCGGAAAGTGGACTTTCCTCAAGTCCAGAAAGTCCGGGAGCTGGACTTGCCCGGCATCTACTTCGAGACGGAAAGCAAGCGCTTCTATCCCAAGCGGGAGCTGGCTGCTCATGTCCTCGGCTATGTGGGCATGGACAACGACGGGCTGGCCGGATTGGAGCACCTGTACGAGCGGGACGTACGTGGTACGGCCGGCCGGATCCTTCTGCATACCGATGCCAGAAAACGTTACTACAGCAGTGTGGAGAGACCTCCGACGGCAGGCTCAGACCTGGTGCTGACAATGGATGAGTCGATCCAGTACCTGGTGGAGCAGGAACTGCGGGCCCAGGTCGAGAAAAGCAGGGCTTTAGGTGGCACCGCCATCGTGATGAACCCGGCCACCGGCGCCATCCTGGCGATGGCCAACCTCCCCACTTTCAATCCAAATCACTATGGCCGCTATTCCGAATCCTCCTGGAGGAATCAGGCTGTCCTGAACATCTACGAGCCCGGATCCACCTTCAAGATCTTTACGGCCGCCGCGGCTTTGGAGGAAGGGTTAACCACCCCCGAAGAGCAGATTCACTGCATGAATGGCGGCATCGTGATTGGGAAACACCGGATCCGGGATCACAAGCCCTTTGGTTGGTTGTCGGTCCGGGATGTGATCGCCCGTTCCAGCAATGTAGGCGTCATCCAACTGGGCTTTCGGATCGGCAAGCAGCGGCTGGAGCGCTATCTCCGGCACTATGGATTTGGCCGGCCCACCCAGGTGGATCTGCCGGGAGAAGCCAGGGGGTTGCTGCGTCCGGCCTCGGACTGGCACACGGTCGACCTGGGGACCATTTCCATGGGACAAGGGATTGGAGTGACGCCCCTGCAGATGATCGCTGGCGCGGGGGTCATTGCCAGCGGGGGCTTTTGGGTTCCCCCTCGAGTGGTTGAGCGAGTTCGCTCGGGTGGGGATTCCTGGAGTCCTTCCGATTCCCGAGGCGGCCCCAGGAGGGTCCTGCGGAAAGAGACGGCCGAAACCATCAAGGAGATGATGGGCGTGGTGGTCTCCGCCGGGACGGGCAGGGCGGCGCGGCTCAGAGGCTTTTCGGCGGCGGGCAAGACCGGTACGGCCCAGAAAGTGGATGAGCGCGGCGGCTACTCCCACACCCGTTTTGTGGCGTCATTCGTCGGCTTCGCTCCCGTCGACAACCCGGCTGTCTCGGTGGTGGTGTTGATCGACGAGCCTCGCGGTCTCTATTACGGCGGTCAGGTTGCCGCACCGGTTTTCAAGAAAATCGCGGAGAAGACACTGAATTATCTTTCCGTGCCTCCCGATCAGCCCCAACAGGATTGGAGGGACGACTCCCGGGTTGCGGAGCGTTCCGGGGAGGATCCATTGGACGAACCTGCAATGGATGCGGTTTCGTGGACTCCGGCCTCCCTGAACGGCCAGCAGGCATTGGGGCTTAGCGCGGCAACGGTGGGTGGGCGACAGGAGCAGGATCTGGCCAGCTACGAGGATGCGGATATCGATGGTTTGGCCGTTGTGGCCGTACCTGACTTTAAGGGGAAGTCCCTTCGCACGGTGATGGCGGAGGGGACCCGAGCCCGATTGCAGGTGGAGGCGGAGGGGGCCGGGTTGGTGGTCCGACAGTCGCCAGCGCCCGATTCCAAGGTGGCGCCGGGCTCGACGGTGAGGGTCCAACTCAATCGACAACTATGA
- a CDS encoding UDP-N-acetylmuramoyl-L-alanyl-D-glutamate--2,6-diaminopimelate ligase, which yields MQLLDLIRNVDVIAAAESPETNISGIAYDSRQVEKGYLFTAIRGTRTDGNRFVDQAVQRGAGAILSENSKPRAFPLPWIRVEHGRRALAQTAANFYHHPSRKLHLIGITGTNGKTSTAYLLESILHTGGSRVGLISTIAYRTPEWSASAGLTTPESLDLQELFHRFRQNGCQHVVMEVSSHALDLDRVYASQFRVAVFTNLSPEHLDYHQSMDCYYQAKKRLFMAMGHGPPGVSVVNVDDAWGQKLARSTPGRCLTFSVRRPADIGVMECRSGWRGMRVRLRFQEDELEVRSPLLGSFNLSNLLAAAATACSLGVDRDALRHGIEACPPVPGRFEQIDCGQSFHVIVDYAHTPDALRNVLATARQLGPKRVLVLFGCGGERDRSKRPVMGSIAEQHSDWVMLTSDNARGEDPLAILGEIQAGFRSDRNEAEPDRREAIRRLFSRAESGDLVILAGKGHEVGQQEAGRVRPFDDRQVARAVLREMGYGESASCR from the coding sequence ATGCAGCTCCTGGACTTGATCAGGAATGTCGACGTTATTGCCGCGGCCGAGTCCCCCGAGACGAATATTTCAGGAATCGCCTACGATTCTCGACAGGTCGAGAAGGGGTACCTATTCACAGCCATCCGTGGGACCAGAACCGACGGCAATCGTTTTGTCGATCAGGCGGTCCAGCGTGGGGCCGGCGCAATCCTGTCGGAAAATTCCAAACCGAGGGCCTTTCCGCTGCCTTGGATTCGCGTCGAGCATGGCCGCCGGGCCTTGGCCCAAACCGCCGCGAACTTTTACCATCATCCCAGTCGAAAGCTGCACCTGATCGGAATCACCGGGACCAATGGCAAGACTTCTACCGCCTATCTTCTCGAGTCCATCCTGCATACCGGCGGCTCACGGGTGGGGTTGATCAGCACCATCGCCTATCGAACCCCCGAATGGTCAGCCTCTGCGGGGCTCACCACCCCCGAAAGCCTCGATCTGCAGGAGTTGTTCCATCGCTTTCGGCAGAACGGCTGCCAACACGTTGTGATGGAGGTCTCCTCTCACGCGTTGGACCTGGACCGTGTCTACGCCAGCCAATTCCGCGTGGCCGTCTTCACCAATCTGTCGCCGGAACACCTGGACTATCATCAGTCCATGGACTGCTATTACCAGGCCAAGAAACGGTTGTTTATGGCCATGGGCCATGGGCCGCCCGGGGTATCCGTTGTGAACGTGGATGACGCTTGGGGACAAAAGCTGGCTCGGAGCACTCCGGGCCGATGTCTCACTTTTTCCGTGCGCCGTCCGGCAGATATTGGAGTTATGGAGTGTCGGTCGGGGTGGAGGGGCATGCGAGTCCGCTTGCGGTTTCAGGAGGATGAGCTGGAGGTTCGCAGCCCACTGCTGGGGAGCTTCAATCTCTCCAATCTTCTGGCCGCGGCAGCAACCGCCTGCAGTTTGGGCGTCGACCGGGATGCCCTGAGACATGGAATCGAGGCCTGTCCGCCCGTTCCGGGCCGGTTCGAACAAATCGATTGCGGGCAGTCCTTTCATGTGATCGTGGATTACGCCCATACCCCTGACGCCTTGCGGAACGTCCTGGCCACGGCCAGGCAACTGGGACCCAAGAGGGTCTTGGTGCTGTTCGGCTGCGGCGGCGAGCGGGACCGGTCAAAACGCCCGGTAATGGGTTCGATCGCCGAACAGCACAGCGACTGGGTCATGCTTACCTCCGACAATGCCCGCGGCGAGGACCCGCTGGCGATTCTCGGAGAAATCCAGGCAGGTTTTCGGTCCGATCGGAATGAGGCCGAGCCGGATCGGCGGGAGGCGATTCGGCGGCTCTTTTCGCGGGCCGAATCGGGAGATCTGGTCATTCTGGCAGGCAAGGGTCACGAGGTTGGCCAGCAGGAAGCCGGCCGGGTCCGCCCCTTTGACGATCGCCAGGTGGCCAGGGCTGTCCTTCGGGAGATGGGCTATGGTGAATCAGCTTCCTGCCGGTGA
- a CDS encoding UDP-N-acetylmuramoyl-tripeptide--D-alanyl-D-alanine ligase, whose translation MVNQLPAGEIARAVGSSIDSAYRQTVPSGYSIDSRTLQVGDCFVAIQGPRFDGHQFISEAVRKGASLLIVSREEACRSVPGTPWIRVEDTLTALQQLAGWVRRRWGKPLVGITGSVGKTTAKEIAAHLLAGPFKVFRNHRNFNNDYGLPLSLLQLESDHQIAVMELGMSAPGEIARLSRIARPDLGVVTNVKPVHLEFFPSVGGIAKAKRELIENLPPSGVALLNNDDARVRKFSRSFSGEVVTFGIERPAAFHVDRIWDRGLGGCEFTVRHRGRSHRLTSPLLGAHNVSNCLPGIALAHRMEMSFPDIAARLLSLKPGQGRGQPLFFEQGICVVDDSYNSNPAALMTMMRLLKGIPGYGRKILVAGEMMELGADAPRFHQVCGKAAAGWDFDLILGVRGLADRVVASARALGYDPSRSVFFEDAAEAGEWLAPRILPGDLILVKGSRGVRTEGVIQRLKEDFALSA comes from the coding sequence ATGGTGAATCAGCTTCCTGCCGGTGAAATCGCTCGAGCGGTGGGATCCTCAATCGATTCGGCCTACCGGCAGACGGTCCCTTCGGGCTATTCCATCGATTCTCGGACCCTGCAGGTCGGGGACTGCTTTGTCGCTATTCAAGGGCCTCGATTCGATGGTCACCAATTTATTTCCGAGGCGGTGCGCAAAGGGGCCTCCCTCTTGATTGTCAGCCGGGAGGAGGCCTGCAGGTCGGTGCCGGGAACACCCTGGATTCGGGTGGAAGACACATTGACGGCGCTTCAGCAACTGGCCGGCTGGGTGCGCCGCCGTTGGGGGAAGCCCCTGGTGGGAATTACCGGAAGCGTCGGCAAGACGACCGCCAAGGAGATTGCCGCCCACCTGCTGGCCGGCCCCTTCAAGGTTTTCAGGAACCATCGAAACTTCAACAACGACTACGGGCTGCCTCTCTCCCTGCTTCAGTTGGAGTCGGATCACCAGATCGCCGTAATGGAGCTCGGGATGTCGGCCCCCGGAGAAATCGCCAGGTTGAGTCGTATCGCCCGGCCCGATCTGGGCGTGGTGACCAACGTCAAACCGGTTCACCTGGAGTTTTTCCCCTCGGTCGGCGGCATTGCCAAGGCAAAACGGGAACTCATCGAGAACCTGCCCCCCAGCGGAGTTGCCCTCCTGAACAATGACGATGCCCGCGTGCGGAAGTTCAGCCGGAGTTTTTCGGGCGAGGTCGTCACCTTCGGCATTGAAAGGCCGGCTGCCTTCCACGTCGACCGCATTTGGGACAGGGGGCTGGGTGGATGTGAGTTCACGGTGCGGCATCGCGGTCGAAGCCACCGGTTGACCTCACCCTTGCTGGGTGCCCACAATGTCTCGAACTGCTTGCCCGGAATCGCTCTGGCCCACCGCATGGAGATGAGCTTCCCGGACATCGCCGCACGACTGCTCAGCCTGAAGCCGGGGCAGGGCAGGGGCCAACCCCTGTTTTTCGAACAGGGGATCTGCGTGGTGGATGACAGCTACAACTCCAATCCCGCCGCCCTCATGACCATGATGCGACTCCTCAAGGGGATCCCCGGCTATGGAAGGAAAATCCTGGTCGCAGGAGAAATGATGGAGCTGGGAGCCGACGCTCCCCGGTTCCACCAGGTGTGCGGCAAGGCGGCAGCCGGCTGGGATTTCGATCTGATTCTTGGAGTGCGGGGACTTGCCGATCGAGTGGTGGCCTCGGCTCGAGCCCTGGGGTACGACCCCAGCCGATCGGTCTTTTTCGAAGACGCAGCCGAAGCCGGCGAATGGCTGGCCCCTCGCATCCTGCCCGGCGACCTGATACTGGTGAAGGGCTCACGCGGAGTGAGAACCGAGGGAGTCATACAGAGGTTGAAGGAGGACTTCGCTCTTTCCGCCTGA
- the mraY gene encoding phospho-N-acetylmuramoyl-pentapeptide-transferase: MLYHLLYEWLFDVFPDASVLNVFRYITFRTASASITALVLALILGPWLIRRLRQFQVEQHIREEGPSHHQVKAGTPTMGGVLIVASTVLPTFLWTDLGNPLVWVGLGSMIGFGAIGFADDIIKIKRRRNLGLTARIKLGLQLALSGAIAAGLLLLKSRGAYQTDLAVPFFKDLQPNLVLDTFAGSALHFLDFLPFLLFVWVVLVGSSNAVNLTDGLDGLAIGCVVVAGGALTVLTYVTSHASFAGYLDIPHQAGVGELTIFCGAMVGASLGFLWYNCHPAELFMGDVGSLSLGGAIGTVAVIIKHEILLVAIGGIFVLECLSVMIQVSFFKMRKKRVFRMAPLHHHFELLGWSESKVVVRFWIAALIFALFSLTTLKLR; this comes from the coding sequence ATGCTCTACCACCTTCTCTATGAGTGGCTGTTTGACGTTTTCCCCGACGCATCGGTACTGAACGTCTTTCGCTATATCACCTTCAGGACGGCTTCTGCCAGCATCACGGCCCTGGTGCTGGCTCTGATCCTGGGTCCCTGGCTCATTCGCCGCCTACGCCAGTTCCAGGTGGAGCAACACATCCGGGAGGAGGGTCCGAGTCACCATCAGGTCAAGGCCGGCACGCCCACCATGGGCGGTGTTCTGATCGTGGCCAGCACGGTGCTGCCCACCTTCCTGTGGACGGATCTGGGCAATCCGCTGGTGTGGGTCGGCCTGGGTTCGATGATCGGGTTCGGCGCCATCGGTTTTGCCGACGACATCATCAAGATCAAGCGGCGGAGAAACCTGGGGTTGACGGCTCGGATCAAGCTGGGACTGCAACTTGCCCTGAGCGGCGCCATTGCAGCCGGCCTGCTGCTTCTCAAGTCTCGGGGAGCCTATCAGACCGATCTGGCCGTCCCCTTCTTCAAGGATCTGCAGCCCAATCTGGTGTTGGATACCTTTGCCGGCTCCGCACTTCATTTCCTGGATTTCCTTCCATTCCTGCTTTTCGTGTGGGTGGTTCTGGTTGGATCTTCCAACGCCGTCAACCTCACCGACGGGTTGGACGGCCTCGCCATTGGCTGCGTGGTCGTCGCCGGCGGGGCGCTGACCGTGCTGACCTATGTCACCAGCCACGCCTCCTTTGCCGGATACCTGGATATTCCCCATCAGGCCGGTGTCGGGGAGTTGACCATTTTTTGCGGGGCCATGGTGGGCGCTTCGCTGGGTTTTCTCTGGTACAACTGCCATCCGGCCGAGCTCTTTATGGGCGACGTGGGCTCGCTGTCCCTCGGCGGGGCCATCGGGACCGTGGCCGTGATCATCAAGCACGAAATTCTGTTGGTGGCCATTGGCGGCATTTTCGTCCTGGAGTGTCTGTCGGTGATGATTCAAGTCTCTTTCTTCAAGATGCGGAAGAAACGGGTCTTTCGCATGGCGCCGCTTCACCACCACTTCGAGCTTCTCGGGTGGAGCGAATCGAAGGTGGTGGTGCGCTTTTGGATCGCCGCTCTGATCTTTGCGTTGTTCAGCCTGACCACGCTCAAGCTGCGCTGA
- the murD gene encoding UDP-N-acetylmuramoyl-L-alanine--D-glutamate ligase: protein MTLEAESFAGKRVLVVGMARSGMAAARFLRTRGAWVTVSDARGQSQLEPEIRTLQALGIGWEVGGHRPETFLKAECIVVSPGVPLEQPVLREAAGRGTEILSEIELASRFLGGRIVGITGSNGKTTTTTLVGEILEAAGFRVQVGGNIGVALTSLVESSASDSINVVELSSFQLEAITSFRAHMGVILNITPDHMDRYPNLAAYASAKLNLLNNQEASDVAVLNRDDRLLRDLAGPTAAERFWFSTRIPVEQGTCLQDGALVFSNPGRREQVVRVEDVRIKGRHNLENVAAAVTVARLLGASVESIRETVARFRGVSHRLEWVREIRGVDFYNDSKATNPTSAQRALEAFEQRLVLILGGRDKASDFTVLSPQVSRRVKGLVLLGEASRKIESQLAGTAPVTRAASMEEAVRLAFGQADRGEVVLLAPACSSFDMFRDYEDRGDVFKEAVNRLQ from the coding sequence ATGACATTGGAAGCAGAGTCGTTTGCAGGGAAAAGGGTCCTGGTGGTGGGGATGGCCCGCAGTGGAATGGCCGCCGCAAGGTTCCTGCGGACCAGGGGAGCATGGGTGACGGTCTCGGACGCCCGGGGTCAAAGCCAGTTGGAGCCCGAAATCCGAACGCTGCAGGCGCTTGGGATCGGTTGGGAGGTCGGCGGGCATCGGCCGGAAACGTTCCTGAAGGCGGAGTGCATTGTGGTGAGCCCCGGCGTTCCCCTGGAGCAGCCGGTTCTGAGAGAGGCAGCGGGTCGGGGAACGGAGATCTTGAGCGAGATCGAACTGGCCTCCCGCTTTCTTGGAGGGAGAATCGTCGGAATCACCGGCTCCAACGGCAAGACCACCACGACCACGTTGGTCGGCGAAATCCTTGAAGCTGCCGGCTTTCGGGTTCAGGTAGGAGGCAATATCGGAGTAGCCCTGACCTCCCTGGTTGAAAGCTCCGCTTCCGACTCGATCAACGTGGTGGAGTTGAGCAGCTTTCAGTTGGAGGCGATCACTTCCTTTCGGGCTCACATGGGCGTGATTCTTAATATCACCCCCGACCACATGGATCGATACCCCAACCTGGCGGCCTACGCGAGCGCGAAGCTGAACCTGTTGAACAATCAGGAAGCCTCGGACGTGGCGGTGCTGAATCGCGACGATCGGCTGCTGCGTGATCTGGCCGGACCTACCGCTGCCGAGAGGTTCTGGTTCAGCACCAGGATCCCCGTGGAGCAGGGGACCTGCCTGCAAGACGGCGCACTGGTCTTCAGTAATCCGGGCAGACGGGAGCAGGTGGTCCGGGTGGAGGACGTCCGGATCAAGGGGCGGCACAACCTGGAAAATGTGGCCGCCGCGGTCACCGTGGCCCGCCTGCTGGGTGCGTCGGTCGAGTCCATCCGGGAAACCGTGGCGCGTTTCCGCGGCGTTTCTCACCGGCTGGAGTGGGTACGCGAGATTCGAGGCGTCGATTTCTACAACGACTCCAAGGCAACCAATCCGACCTCGGCACAGAGAGCCCTGGAAGCCTTCGAGCAACGGCTGGTCTTAATCCTGGGTGGGCGCGACAAGGCCAGCGACTTTACCGTGCTGAGTCCTCAGGTAAGCCGCCGGGTGAAGGGCCTGGTCCTCTTGGGTGAAGCCAGCCGCAAGATCGAATCCCAACTGGCCGGGACGGCTCCCGTGACTCGTGCCGCCAGCATGGAGGAGGCGGTTCGCCTGGCCTTTGGTCAAGCGGATCGGGGAGAGGTAGTGCTTCTGGCCCCTGCCTGCTCCAGCTTCGACATGTTTCGGGATTACGAGGATAGGGGAGACGTTTTCAAGGAGGCGGTAAATCGCCTCCAGTAG
- the ftsW gene encoding putative lipid II flippase FtsW, whose amino-acid sequence MARKLSPDKLLFTTTLALVLVGVVMVFSASAVMAEEKFGSPYYFLIRQGVWALLGLIGMWWAMHVDYRSYRHPLCVYGGLFICILLLVGVFFMDPNHNTHRWIRLGSLSFQPSELSKPALVIFMASLLEKEAKRVNDWRHTLLPCLAVLFVVLGLIVAEPDLGTSITIGAVAFVLLFCAGLRLTYVLGAALLAIPPLFCLIYFYEYRMQRVLAFLDPLSDPLGSGFQILQSWTAVGSGGLTGLGLMAGKQKLFYLPEPHTDFIYAVIGEEWGLVGSLAVLGLFGVFLWRGVRLSLRAGDGFGRYLGLGLTAMVMCQAFVNISVVLSLLPTKGIPLPFVSSGGSSLLVSLVSVGVLLNISQHSD is encoded by the coding sequence ATGGCGCGAAAGCTGTCACCGGACAAGCTGCTGTTCACCACCACCCTGGCCTTGGTGCTCGTGGGAGTGGTCATGGTCTTCAGCGCCTCTGCCGTGATGGCGGAGGAGAAGTTCGGCAGCCCCTACTACTTTCTGATTCGTCAGGGCGTGTGGGCGCTCTTGGGATTGATCGGCATGTGGTGGGCCATGCACGTCGACTATCGCTCCTATCGTCACCCGCTCTGTGTCTATGGCGGACTGTTCATCTGTATTCTGCTGCTGGTTGGCGTATTCTTCATGGACCCCAACCACAACACCCACCGCTGGATTCGGTTGGGATCCCTGTCATTTCAGCCATCCGAGCTCAGCAAACCGGCCCTGGTGATCTTCATGGCCTCCCTGCTGGAGAAGGAGGCCAAGCGGGTGAACGACTGGCGTCATACGCTCCTGCCCTGTCTGGCGGTGCTGTTTGTGGTGCTGGGATTGATCGTCGCGGAACCGGACCTGGGCACCTCCATCACCATCGGGGCGGTGGCATTTGTGCTGCTGTTTTGCGCCGGCCTGCGACTCACCTATGTGCTGGGCGCCGCCCTTCTAGCCATACCGCCCCTGTTTTGCCTGATCTATTTCTATGAGTACCGAATGCAACGTGTGCTGGCCTTCCTTGATCCCTTGAGCGATCCCCTGGGATCGGGCTTTCAGATCCTGCAATCCTGGACCGCCGTGGGGAGTGGGGGGTTGACGGGTCTGGGCCTGATGGCGGGCAAGCAGAAGCTCTTCTACCTGCCGGAACCCCATACCGACTTCATTTATGCCGTCATCGGGGAAGAGTGGGGCCTGGTCGGCTCCCTGGCGGTGCTGGGACTGTTCGGGGTGTTTCTGTGGCGGGGCGTCCGCCTGTCCTTGCGGGCCGGGGACGGCTTTGGACGTTATCTGGGGCTCGGCCTCACCGCCATGGTCATGTGCCAGGCGTTCGTCAACATCAGCGTTGTATTGAGTTTGCTGCCCACCAAGGGGATTCCGCTTCCCTTTGTCAGCTCGGGCGGCTCCTCGTTGCTGGTCAGCCTG